Proteins encoded in a region of the Salvelinus sp. IW2-2015 unplaced genomic scaffold, ASM291031v2 Un_scaffold4769, whole genome shotgun sequence genome:
- the LOC112077618 gene encoding uncharacterized protein, producing MATLLMAACADLTTEHIKPILDHSAISQYFIGVTVLAMVPEIPEIFNGIQFALQNNISLSLEVGNCIAVQVCMIQIPLLILFNTFYDVGFMLLFSDLHLWASIFSVIVVNYIFMDGKSDYFQGTALVVVYLILLALYFFAPSPRAC from the exons ATGGCCACGCTGCTAATGGCTGCCTGTGCCGACCTCACCACGGAGCACATCAAACCCATCCTCGACCACTCCGCCATCTCCCAG TATTTCATCGGCGTGACCGTGTTGGCGATGGTGCCAGAAATTCCTGAGATCTTCAACGGAATCCAGTTTGCCCTGCAGAATAACATCAGTCTCAG CTTGGAGGTGGGAaactgcatagcagtgcaagtCTGCATGATTCAGATTCCCTTACTCATcttgttcaacactttttat GATGTGGGATTCATGCTCCTGTTCAGTGACTTGCATCTTTGGGCCAGCATCTTTAGTGTGATTGTGGTCAACTACATTTTCATGGATGGCAAGTCTGACTACTTTCAGG GGACTGCTTTGGTGGTGGTTTACCTCATTCTACTGGCGTTGTACTTTTTCGCCCCATCACCCCGTGCCTGTTGA